The Aedes albopictus strain Foshan chromosome 2, AalbF5, whole genome shotgun sequence region GAGAAGTCCTGTGAAGATGACAAAAATTAGTGGGAGACAACAACAAATTGACGTGAAATGGTTGAAAAGTGGATGGTATACTATGACAAACACCTGATAAAGGCCACTCATGAAAACGTACCTTCAGACGGCTACCGGGGAAGATCGCACGCTCGCGCTTCTTGATCATGAAGTCGGTATGTACAAGCCATCTGTGTTCGAAGCATTCTTCCACCGACGGACGTTTCCTATAATAGATCAACAAAATCGATATAGTTTCTCGGTATCTCGTAGAGAAACACTAATCTTACGTTGGCGCACGCTTGAAGATCAACATCAGGAACCGGGTGGCCTCCTGGGTGACCTCCTTGAAGAGATATTCAAACCTGTAGCGCACGAAGGTAATGTTGGCACGGGTTTCGGCTTCATCTCCTCCTCGGAACGGACTCGTTGCCGACAGGAACAGGTACGCCAAACAGCCAACGTTCCAGATGTCGGTCTGTGGATAGGCGGCCTCGCCGTTCAGCACTTCAGGAGCTGGAAAAAGAGAAAACATCTCGGTAATTCAAAGTCACTGCTACCACTTGAAATCACTTACAAGTAAAGTCCAACCAGCTCAGACTTGGAACAGACGATCCCAATTTAGACACGGGTTGCGCCGCTCCAAAATCGACCAATTTCACCTGCACCTGTCGTACCGAAGACATAACAATATTGTCAGGCTGAAGATCTAAATGAGCGATTCCGCGCCAATGCAGATATTGCAGACCGTCCAAAATCTGGTTGATGATCGTGGCCACAATTTGTTCGGAGTACTCTGATCGGCTACTCAGATAAGTTAGAACGTCGGCGCCCTGTAGTTTCTCCATTACCAAGGCAGCGATAGATGTGTTTTTAGGTTTGAAGGCAGCCAACAGGCTAGCAATACGTTCGTGTCTCAGTGTGCGAAGCATCTCAAATTCACGCTCCGTTGCTTCCGCAATGCGTTCATCTCCCAGTTCAGAGATTTTCGCGACAACGATCTTATCTGTGGCCTTTTCCAGTCCCTTAACTACTATCGAGTACCGACCACGCGAGATCTCCGACATGAAGCTGAACTTTTCGTTGTAGTTGCCCTCAACGGACCACTTCAGTGGAGTCTTCTCGTAGCTATAATCCAGACGTCCGGAACGTTCTTCAGGTGCCACGTGTTGACCAGACTCAGTCAGCTGCTGTAACTGTTTCATAGCTCGAGTAATCTGAATCTTGGGAGCTCCTACCTCCAGAGTATGGATCAACTTCGTACCAACGCCACGGTCACTCCAGCCGACTCGATTGTAGGCCGCCAGTCTGAACTGATAAGCCGTAGTAGGTGTTAGGCTGTGGACCAGGTAGAACTCGTGATCGATGTTGCTCGCCACATCCACCCAATCGAGCTTTCCATGCTGCTTCATTTCCAAGCTGTAACAAATAACCTGCGAGTTTCCGTCATGGCGAGGCTGTCTCCACCGCAGCAATACTTCAGTATCGCTTACAGCAACTGCATCCGGACAATCCGGAGCATCTGGGATAATAGCGATCACTACCCGGCAGCGAGACGTTGTCTTTGCTATTCTATTGCTAGCAACGGCCTTGTAGATACCGCAGTCGTTATGCGACGCCGGGTGGAACTGGATTACCGAGCGACCATCAACGTCATCCAATACCTTGATGCGGTTGCTATCGGTAACGACCATATCGTTGCGGAACCACGTAACCGATGGTTTCGGATCACCGACCGCGTAGCAAACGATCTGGTTAGGTTCACCTTCCCGAATAGCGATCGTTTGGGGCTTCTCGCGGAAGAACGGTGGCTGACCTTCCCGCTTAACTTCTATCATAGCTTCAGCCTCGGCATACGAACCAAGGCGCGTTCCAACTTCCGTACGGAGGCGACGACTAATCGTTACGCTGTCATCCGTTCCGTAGCGGCTGATTCGGCTTCGGCGTTCATCGTCGATTTCTTCATCCATGATGTCAGTGAAACGACGACGCTCGCGGATGATCGGCAACTGTAAAACAAAAAGATAGATCCATCATTGGAAGGTATTGTTATCCTTAATCTACGTTTTACTTACGCTTCCATCGTAGTTACTCTCGCTGAGCAAGCTTGGCGATCGGTGCTTGGCAATCTTCATGTATTCACGCAGACGGCAGGGGAAAGTGGTGTCACGTAGCTGCAGCAAGTATGTGTCCGGTCCGTACTGGTAGTGGCTTTCGGATTTGAAAGACGCCGTCTCGTAATCCGGGTGGTTGTCCTTGGAGACGTATTCGTCCCACTTCCTACGCTTGTGCGGGATATCGTCGACGGCCACTGGTGGTGGGGTGCCTTCCGGAGTGAAAATGATTCCAGGTGGATACACCATCTTCGAAGGATGATCGAAGCAGCTCATCAATGGACGACGGCGGTACCAGGTACGGCACGAAGCGTTGGTGTACCAATCTCTGTAGTGATAATAGTACCGACGAAGACGATCCGTGCCGATTTGGTACTCATCAAAGCTACGTTTGTAGATGATATCGAACCAGGAGTGGTTCAGTGCGTCCTTGATAGTCATGCGATGTTCGTCTTCGTAGACCAGCAATCTTGTGATGAAATCGCGAGCCTCCGAAGAAATGAACTCCCATACAGTACCAACAAAGCTCCATTTACCATCACGCACCTTAGTCAGAGTTTCGCGATCATTTCTACCCATGAACGGACTAATACCACCCAACAGAATGTAGGTAATGATACCAACACTCCACATATCCTGCCCAAGACCAACACCGCGACGATTGATCACTTCCGGAGCAACAAATTCTGGCATTCCGTAGTCCAGCGTGTACAATTTATCGTCTTCAATTCGACGGGACAAACCAAAGTCACAAATCTTCAAGTTATCGCTACCAGGATAAGCAATTAGCAGATCCTTAATTGTCAATCCCATATGACCAATTCCTCGAGTGTGCATGTGCTCCAACCCCAATAGTATCTGATACACATAGATGGCGACTTGGCGTTCGGTGTAGTAGTCGTGCATCAACAGATTATCCCTAACTAACTCGCCACCCGAAGCCAGCTCAATGATCAACGTCAACGACTTGTTGATGTCATATGCGTCGTGCAGACGGATCAACTTCCTATGATTCAGGACATTCATAATGTCCACCTCGTTGAACATGAACGGTCTCAAATCTGGACTGCCATACATGATCTTAGCGGCGAAATTGCGACCATTGGAACGTTCCGTGGCGTGATACGTGATACCCTGCGTACCTCTTCCAATCTCATCACCAATATCGTAGTAGTCTTCATAGACCTTGTTCCTTGCTCGGACGTACGGAGTTCTGTGATGGGCGTTGTAAACGTAGTCTTCTTCGTTGTCCTCGACGTGAACCATAACCGACGAACTGACCGACCCAATAGCATTGCGTACGCTGATCGAGTACAGACCTTCGTCCTTTTTGATCGCGTCAGTGATCAACAGAACCCACGTGTCCGGTTCGTAGAAGATCATCTGGAAGAGAGAGAATGTTAATGAGAGTTGGTCAAACTTTCAACGCTCTCGCATACCCACATACCTTAAGGCGTGATGATTCCGTGATCGGTTGCCAGTCCTTGTACCATTTCACATCCGGGAAGGGTACGCCGGCAATCTTGGCTTCGACGCGGCCCGAACGGCGACCCATAATGAATACCTCTTCCGGGCGCTGCAGGAATCGTGGGAATTCACCGAGCTCGAGGCAGACGCGTTGCCGTACGGAGCCGTGCTCGTTGGTAGCCACGGCTTCGTACACGCCAACGTCCCGCTCGCTCATGCGGTTGATGAACAGCGTAGCCTGGCCGTTTCTGGTATAACTGAAACAATAACGACCGCCGGCTTCGATCTTCTGATCGTTGAAGTAGTAGGTCATTGTTGGCTTCGGATAACCATACACAAACCAGAACAGGCTGACGTTGTGATTCTTGGTACCGTATTGGACGGGGAACTCTTGACGGAGGAACTCCGGTGGGataccagaagctcggtcacgaTGCGAGGGACGTTCTACGTCGAAGTTGCGTGGGAAAAGCGGGGAAACGCCCGGACGGTAATCACGCCCTGGTCCAAAATATGGATAAAACACTGGAGGCTCAGACTCCAGTTTCTGTCTATATGTTTGAACATATGGGCTGGGTTCGCTAGCGCCGTACTTGTTCTCGACTCGGATACGGAACTTATAATCACGGAAGGGTTCCAAATCGCGTATTTCACATGAGCAGCTACGAATTCCAGAACGGTATGTGTACCAGTCGCCATCGGGAAGCTGGACCATTTCGACCTGGTAAGTTACAGGCTCACGTGGAACGGTAGTCATGGAGGGTTTCCAAGACAAAGTCAAGCGGCGGTCGGACAACTTAGAGATAATCGGCCTGTCCATGAGAGGATACGGGCTGGTATGAATGAAGCTCTTATCTTTGGTCTTTCCAAAGCGACGTCTTGGACAAGCATCGAGAGGTTCGAAGCGTAGATTAACATGGGCCAATACTTCAGCCAAATTATTGCTGATCTTGCAAGTGTAACGTCCAAGATCTTCCTCCTGGACATCGTCGATAATCAAACGAGCAAGACCGTTGATGTCGGCTTCAATACGGTATTTTTCGCTCGGCACCAGACGGTGGCCATCGCGGATCCATTCCACAGTTGGCAATGGGTATCCATCTACGCATGCCGTAAACTTGGCCTTCATGCCTTCAAGTACTGTCATGTCTACTGGTTTCTTCATGAAGTAAGCAGGAGTTGGTTCATCGCCCTTCGTTAGTTGAGAAACGACATCCAACTTGGCTTCAACGGTGCTCGTTCCTTCGCGATTGGTAGCAGTGCATGAGTACAATCCAGTGTCTGATTCGACGCATTCCTTAATGTACAGACAGCAATGTTCACCTTCGTACTTCATCTTGTAGCGATCGCTCGGATAGATGGGAGTTTCGTTCTTGTACCACTGTACGGTTGGACGAGGTGTGCCGACCAATTTTGCTGGGAATTTCGCTTCCAACCCTGGTAGCTGCTGAATATCTGGGAAACGGTAGACAAAGTTCGGCTTCTGGAACATTTTACGGACAATAGCGGACGCCTTGGTTTCGGTTTCTCCTAACGGGTTAGCCATCAGACAGGCATATTCACCGGAATCTGAAACTTCAGCGGGAGTTATGGTGAGACCGACTGTTTTGCCATCACAAGTGACAGTAACACGTCCAGTTGGCTGCAGTGGTTCACCGTCTTTAGTCCAGATCACTTCCGGTGCAGGGTTTCCGATGAATCGAGCCCTGAACGTCAGTTCCTTGCCCTCGTCTGCGGTGATGTCACGGATACCTCCCAAGAAGCTAGGAGGCTCTTCTCCCATAGACGTATCCGTAACAGGAAGAACTGTAACTTTTCCAGTGCATGATGTATCACCGTTTTCATTAGAGGCAACTACTTGATAATCTCCGCAATCGGTTCCGATAGACTTTTCAACTGTAAGAGTAGAGCACCCTTCACCTTCTTCGGTGATTTTGAAACGATCGCCAGTGATCTGTGTTCCATTGTGCAACCAATTGATGGCAGGGGCAGGGTATCCAACTACCTTGACGTTCATTTTCAGAGGGTAACCCTCCACAATGCTCATGTCCTGCAACTCGTTGACGAATTGTGGCTTTCTCGATTTTGGAATAACCTCCGCAATAGAGGCCGATGTAGCCTTTCCAACTTCATTCACCACCTCACAGGTATAAATACCGGCATCTTCAGGAGTGGCACGATCAATAATAAATCCAACAATACCGTCGGGTTCGTTGATGAAGTTGATAGCCTTGGTCTGATGCACAGGCAATCCATCCTTAAACCATCTAACTTCAGGCATGGGGAAGCCTGCAATTTTAGCTTCCACATGCAGCGTTTCGCCAACAGCAACCTTATGGTCTTGCAACGGACGAATGAACACCGGGTAACGCTGTTTGGCTGTTGACGTAGAATCACCGTTAAATATAACTTCAACacttaatgtaaacaaacttACGTGTAACTGCAACGCAAGACTGCGTAGAAACTTCACCGGTCTTGTTTGTCAGAACAAGCTTGTAGCAGCCACTGTCCCCTGGATCAACCTTATCGATGATCAATCGGCAGCGTCCATCATGGCCGTGGGTGATCTTAATGCTGCAAAGTGAGTTAGCTGAGATACTACGTTCTCCGATTACAATGGATTCAACTTACTGCTCATTAGGCGTAATCTCGTGGCCATCTTTGTACCAGGTCATCTTCGGCAGTGGGCTACCGTCAACGATACAAGCCAACTCCAACCGGTCATCCTCTTCCAAATCCATACCCCTCTCGAGTCCCTTACCAAACACCGGTTGTTCGTTCTTGACCAAAATCATGAACTTGGCTTCCGTCTCACCACCGATGCACGAAGCCACACAAGAGTACTAAAATAAAGTAAATTGAGTATTGGCATTTATTACAAGAACTTATCAGTACTAACATCCCCTTGCCATTCCGGACCGAAATGGCTGATGAACAGCTCGCTCGTAACTTCGGTGTCGCCGGAAGTAACTACCTTAACCTTCGGTTCGTTAGTTTCTTCGTCGATTTCCTCCAAGTTCAAGGGGGTTCCGTTGCGCAACCACTGAATAGTTGGACGTGGAACAGCCGAAACTTCCACCTTGTTGTAGACATCGCCCCAGTCATGCACGTGCATGCTGTCTGGTTCCTTGGTGAAGGTTGGTTTCGTCACTGGAAAATTATTGGGGGATTATTTTCAAGGAACTCTCATCGAGTATTCAAATCTACTTACTGTGCACGTTCAACTTGGCGCTGGCTACTGTTTCGCCAAAGGTGTTGGAAGCTGTAATGGTGTACGTTCCATGTTCGGCAAGAGCGCACGATTCGACCAACAGGGTGTAGATTTCCTTTTCGACGTCGGCAATAACGTCACAGTTGTCGACGTTGCACAGGTTGATACCATCCTTAGTCCAGACAACCTTCGGTTTCGGGTTGGCTTTAATCAGCACTTGGAAGACACCTTGCGTGAACGGCTCCACCGTGATGTCGTGGAAGTTCTCAATTTCTGGCTTCAACAGCACATCCAACCGGCAGTTGGACTCGTTGATGTCGTACTTGTTCTTCGCACGGAATGTGTAATTGCCAGTGTCGTAGTGACGAGCTTCCGCGATGTACAGAGTGTACGTGATTTCCTTGAGGTTGTACTCCAACTCCTTGATTTCGGTCTTCATTTCCACGAAGTTGTCGGCATGCACTTCGGTGCCATCCTGAATCCAAGTGATCTCCGGCTCGGGGTCAGCGGTGAGGGTTACGCTCAGAGTGACTTGTTCATTCTTATGAACACTGAGGCTCTCTAAGCCCTTCTGGAATTTGGGACGGCGATACTCCTTGCATGCTGGAAGGATTCCGTAAGGATGTaggcaaaaaagaaaaaaaatgctacAATGGATACTTACGAATAACGGTAAGATTGCAGGGCAGAGACTTTTCTCCGATGCGGTTCTTGACCACGGCCTTCCATTCGCCGGCATCAGCTTCCTTGACGTCGAGGTTCTCGATCTTGTAGAGAGTCTGCAAAACGATAGCACATCAGCAAAGGTGCAAATTTACCAAATCATCATCAATACTCACGCCAGAGTCAGTAATACGGATACGCTCACTAGCTTTCACTTCCTCTCCGTTGTGTACCCAGGCGACGGTTGGTCTCGGGATACCGTCGGCTTCGACCATCCACGTCAGTGGCAGGGAATCGAACGTAGTGACATCAGCAATGTCGGTCATAAGAATTTCCGGCGACGCTAGATTGTGAAATGTGGAAGTTAGACGACAGGCTTCTACACTGTTCACGGTCGTTAGTTGGAAACTTAAGTAGATATTTACACTGTTTAGAGACactatttacagttttttttttggttcttggAAACAGGTAAGTGGTAGCTAGCCACTACGATACGTGCGGTCTATAGATACTTATGCTACAGATTAGCCTGACCTAGAAGATGACTGCCTTGGACGCGAAGTATCACTGGCTCCTTTTTGCAAGCAGTTGAAGCAGAAACTGCTTTCTTAAACCtataatttgagattttttgtttgtttttgggaCCTGGTAAATCAGTATTTACAGAGGACAGAAGAGTTTCCGAATAGGCGAACTTACCAATCCGCATTTTGATGGGTTTGCCGCAGAAAGAAAGCATCATGTAGGCCGATTGGATTAGCTGAGCTTTATCCGCCTTAAGCGTTAGTCACATTTTGTACAGTTCAGAGGTAGCATGCGTAGCCGATTTGGTGACGAGTTGTCGAAAAGTGTACATCTGAGTGTTGTTTCAAAGGAGTGAAAATGTGCGTGCAAATGTAGTAAAGGTTGATATAGATTGTTCTGAGATAGTGATAGGTGAGTGACATTTTGGGCTTTAAAGTACTACCTTCTGGTTGCATGGGTTGTTGGGCTTCAGATTCTGTTGATTTCTTTGACTTCACAGCAGCTTCTTCTGCGACTGCTTCGTCTTTCAAAAGAGCCTTTTTAGACTTTTCATTGGCTGCACTTTCTTCCATGGCTGATTTTTTAATAGAAATTTCTTCTACTGATTCTTTTCTTAGCTGCTTGGCTTTGAGAGATTCGGATGAATCTTCACTGAGAATTGGTTCTTTCGATGCGTCGGTTGTTTCATTTTCCGCTGTATCTTTCAACAAGGCTTTTCTTGGAGAGTCAATGTCTTTTGATTCCAtagattttccttcagaaatttttgcattTTCTATATCTGCTTTCTCCAACTTCTTTCTAGTGTTGCCAGCATCCTCCGATGGAACGTCTTCCGTTTTTATTGGCATTCTACCGACAGGATGGCATTCCTCTGCATCTACTTTATCTAGCACTTTTGCTTGCTTGCCCTTCTCGCTTTGAAGGTCGGTTGTGTCTATTGCCTCACTTTCAGAAGCTTTGTGTTCTTCTGCATCTATCTTCTCAAGCATTCTTCCTGCCTTGGGAGTATTTGTATCACCGCCTATTTGAACGCAATATTCGTCGCCTTCCATTTTGTTTTCCGTTCTGTCAAGCCTCTCCATCAACTTCGCTTTCTCAGAGTCTGCAGCTAAATCGTCTTTAAAGTGCACCTTTTTACCTTTCTCTGCATCACGTTGTTCAGCGTCCTCCTTCTGCAATGCTTTTGATATCTCTGCTTGGTTTGCTTCTGCAGAGACTCCGTTCACCTGCATTCGTTGGGCTAGCTCAGGTTCTTCAGTGCCCAGTCTGCTGGATTGCCGCGAGAACGAAACTTCATCATCCGAGGTAGTTGCCGAAGTGATTGAAACTCCCCGGGAAAACTTTCCAGAACTTGAAGAGAAGGCTTCGTTGTCCGATTCTTGCTCTTCGATAATCAGCCTAGTGCCGGAAGACTCATTCACCGTCAGGTTATGATACTTAGCTGTGTCCTCCGGAGATTGGAAGGTTATACTGTCTATTTCTTCCACATGCAGGGCAGAAGCGTGCGGTTTGTTTGGGTAGATAATTCGTtgaggagtttccagaggagATCCGCTGTCTTCTTCG contains the following coding sequences:
- the LOC109623145 gene encoding obscurin isoform X4 codes for the protein MLSVPSRAANNRYLESIEGFRGNLQKLGRVLAHEYFGVKDKENKIKERYLFLFKSRVLITKAKRLSDEKSIFVLKDVVKLPDVQIRDVDSRAFELLPKVGGRGDTVHLIAYSEEAKQRWIYEIEEYAENAVALQEHANDDLRIDPTQTNIDDSIIKLPQRIEAHKTDENIKPSDFAENYVVFKHKASHREEAQSVQQTVSQEAVQAEDEEEKPVSVQKRLAALEVKKSSRKAEAATTKQEIVQQQSQKVVQSNTSSVQVQETRTSSTVVQSSATKQELVQESKTAAVKRHQESQLEAQSKEAKLSSQTQVRTQVIESSSAAVQQATQLQSQSKVQQIQTTAVASSQQSASKVEAKSSSQVQQQAVQTKLHQQEGIAKVSSSSQQLQQLTETKAEVSTVKQDSTPSSPAIDADSKIKQLESKYEALKQKKLEQNSEEVDAKFQIIESKFAALKQKQEQQKQKLQQAEPESKPSEPLSKLQQIESKYKNQEQQQEVQVKQEVTEVQKSKPLTKVEQIESKYKSKEEQQIVDVKTQITETVSQEQKQEPSRPLSKLEQLESKYSKKKLSIDQSVEVAPVAVAEPSSSVEIVQPQTPDTPSKIQQIEYKYASLKQKQQPIVQEVQASENVEQPEPQSKLAQIEARHTARRQSFQKDQESIEQQQQSKIPIATVGKAVEQKKEEKHFTAQKVEAVKLPEIPKKPFESKPEEVKTELTKPVEAPKPKVDKKDRPKLQIPVPEKRVEEPKAPESPKSKKRPDSPKSPKGKKSPVKLPESPKLPESKSIENKAETLKTPTKVPEQPKAVEKKAPETPKTPTKVAESPKQVEKKAPESPKVIETPVKPIERKEPKTPSKAPESPKTVVTPKTPVKAPESVKLTESAKAPNTPSGKKTETVKVPEQSKTANKKPETSKVEPTPQSPKVVETPKLPDKKAIDPPKSTVKPVDSPKPVDKKLSESAIAQSSKLKELEKKSFEAKKVEAVKLPELPKKEELIKPKGTAESASVTGCDTPVAVSEQDTSLESLVEQKSREESLKHKLEEIYEREKAALAEAKRIRQAEEEEIRRKFELRGEREIQQIKEATSEILEQIQATRASVKSVLGLNEQNKPSISKAASKTNSKLPKITKAADSESQQQQQAPPHDQSGEQRESAQGGDNGGSNQNNQQNQGDDSQEGSGEGNGGKRTPPPLQLPTFFDPPPPPVYQATIEVFIKKERPPPPPPPKITRKLVVNTDELERKTKLFFEGQIEEPDPDYSAAAAQRKIKGIKHLFGKTGQTVNYAEDTIHKAEQGEFESILFPEEEEPKPKEPAYEYQYTVEDPVTGEKICTADPNVVLIEKELAMDEHHSSRYSSLRQSSRRGRTLEAQLEELADFEVKHEEKMSTTHTEKLRVPTNIRPHFLKAIHGLSVEPGENAKFSCQIDEESTVQWLKDNKPLDDKLADRVIIKEAGDLTHVLEIQHCREEDSGTYTARAINGTENASCTAQLIVEKLTPEQRKALSETNSPVFSVSLKDTEVIEKTYLTFMVKVRGDPKPKIRFCKDDREILDTDKRMKVVREREDSGYYELIIPEVHKGDCGVYSCTAYNKFGSTKTQAQLLVSDQKEIFNELDTLDADKNKFVWKKNGVPFDPEERFKVLMADDSDSLALVFQHVKPEDAGLYTCVAATASGNIQCSAELTVQGQVNQLQQEPTKPHLEVTSKDALARIGGKAMLEMKVHGYPKPELVWRHEGAIIEPHGRFKFLYEDAESVTLVIMDVQPSDAGAYSIVAQNHLGEDSTFINLVVKYPPTIVKPHDTSAMVGENFKMSIEVNAVPEATVRYYKNGKEFKENERIKFLTAENYHIIKYTPTAAEDAGNYSIIATNEISQATEFWEFTVNAPPRCTYGLPEETIVNEKEDIELFVKAEGNPAPIVRWYKDGKEIVADGKRIIMIEDDGRFTLKIHAANRDDTARYAADIINDYGTITQRSQVNVNCQAMVREKLTSITCKEGDSNIVMSLKTDGFPRPKVQWYIDDIEITESRNEFKTVEEGLYYKLIMKEAKAELQGVYKAVFTNVYGSDESSAKTTVQCTPKVRKPLVDTEVDENTTLTLEVEIYAEPEPEITWYKNGQPVQTDARLTIKRDSQRVENYTLSLTMVRGADSGDYEVRAVNSMGTISSKSRVVVQKALVASPSENAEAHRMFSECTTIGQNGETIMISVHTEESHAAIVTGPEESHSVHQMRATTIIFEEDSGSPLETPQRIIYPNKPHASALHVEEIDSITFQSPEDTAKYHNLTVNESSGTRLIIEEQESDNEAFSSSSGKFSRGVSITSATTSDDEVSFSRQSSRLGTEEPELAQRMQVNGVSAEANQAEISKALQKEDAEQRDAEKGKKVHFKDDLAADSEKAKLMERLDRTENKMEGDEYCVQIGGDTNTPKAGRMLEKIDAEEHKASESEAIDTTDLQSEKGKQAKVLDKVDAEECHPVGRMPIKTEDVPSEDAGNTRKKLEKADIENAKISEGKSMESKDIDSPRKALLKDTAENETTDASKEPILSEDSSESLKAKQLRKESVEEISIKKSAMEESAANEKSKKALLKDEAVAEEAAVKSKKSTESEAQQPMQPEASPEILMTDIADVTTFDSLPLTWMVEADGIPRPTVAWVHNGEEVKASERIRITDSGTLYKIENLDVKEADAGEWKAVVKNRIGEKSLPCNLTVIPCKEYRRPKFQKGLESLSVHKNEQVTLSVTLTADPEPEITWIQDGTEVHADNFVEMKTEIKELEYNLKEITYTLYIAEARHYDTGNYTFRAKNKYDINESNCRLDVLLKPEIENFHDITVEPFTQGVFQVLIKANPKPKVVWTKDGINLCNVDNCDVIADVEKEIYTLLVESCALAEHGTYTITASNTFGETVASAKLNVHMTKPTFTKEPDSMHVHDWGDVYNKVEVSAVPRPTIQWLRNGTPLNLEEIDEETNEPKVKVVTSGDTEVTSELFISHFGPEWQGDYSCVASCIGGETEAKFMILVKNEQPVFGKGLERGMDLEEDDRLELACIVDGSPLPKMTWYKDGHEITPNEHIKITHGHDGRCRLIIDKVDPGDSGCYKLVLTNKTGEVSTQSCVAVTPKQRYPVFIRPLQDHKVAVGETLHVEAKIAGFPMPEVRWFKDGLPVHQTKAINFINEPDGIVGFIIDRATPEDAGIYTCEVVNEVGKATSASIAEVIPKSRKPQFVNELQDMSIVEGYPLKMNVKVVGYPAPAINWLHNGTQITGDRFKITEEGEGCSTLTVEKSIGTDCGDYQVVASNENGDTSCTGKVTVLPVTDTSMGEEPPSFLGGIRDITADEGKELTFRARFIGNPAPEVIWTKDGEPLQPTGRVTVTCDGKTVGLTITPAEVSDSGEYACLMANPLGETETKASAIVRKMFQKPNFVYRFPDIQQLPGLEAKFPAKLVGTPRPTVQWYKNETPIYPSDRYKMKYEGEHCCLYIKECVESDTGLYSCTATNREGTSTVEAKLDVVSQLTKGDEPTPAYFMKKPVDMTVLEGMKAKFTACVDGYPLPTVEWIRDGHRLVPSEKYRIEADINGLARLIIDDVQEEDLGRYTCKISNNLAEVLAHVNLRFEPLDACPRRRFGKTKDKSFIHTSPYPLMDRPIISKLSDRRLTLSWKPSMTTVPREPVTYQVEMVQLPDGDWYTYRSGIRSCSCEIRDLEPFRDYKFRIRVENKYGASEPSPYVQTYRQKLESEPPVFYPYFGPGRDYRPGVSPLFPRNFDVERPSHRDRASGIPPEFLRQEFPVQYGTKNHNVSLFWFVYGYPKPTMTYYFNDQKIEAGGRYCFSYTRNGQATLFINRMSERDVGVYEAVATNEHGSVRQRVCLELGEFPRFLQRPEEVFIMGRRSGRVEAKIAGVPFPDVKWYKDWQPITESSRLKMIFYEPDTWVLLITDAIKKDEGLYSISVRNAIGSVSSSVMVHVEDNEEDYVYNAHHRTPYVRARNKVYEDYYDIGDEIGRGTQGITYHATERSNGRNFAAKIMYGSPDLRPFMFNEVDIMNVLNHRKLIRLHDAYDINKSLTLIIELASGGELVRDNLLMHDYYTERQVAIYVYQILLGLEHMHTRGIGHMGLTIKDLLIAYPGSDNLKICDFGLSRRIEDDKLYTLDYGMPEFVAPEVINRRGVGLGQDMWSVGIITYILLGGISPFMGRNDRETLTKVRDGKWSFVGTVWEFISSEARDFITRLLVYEDEHRMTIKDALNHSWFDIIYKRSFDEYQIGTDRLRRYYYHYRDWYTNASCRTWYRRRPLMSCFDHPSKMVYPPGIIFTPEGTPPPVAVDDIPHKRRKWDEYVSKDNHPDYETASFKSESHYQYGPDTYLLQLRDTTFPCRLREYMKIAKHRSPSLLSESNYDGSLPIIRERRRFTDIMDEEIDDERRSRISRYGTDDSVTISRRLRTEVGTRLGSYAEAEAMIEVKREGQPPFFREKPQTIAIREGEPNQIVCYAVGDPKPSVTWFRNDMVVTDSNRIKVLDDVDGRSVIQFHPASHNDCGIYKAVASNRIAKTTSRCRVVIAIIPDAPDCPDAVAVSDTEVLLRWRQPRHDGNSQVICYSLEMKQHGKLDWVDVASNIDHEFYLVHSLTPTTAYQFRLAAYNRVGWSDRGVGTKLIHTLEVGAPKIQITRAMKQLQQLTESGQHVAPEERSGRLDYSYEKTPLKWSVEGNYNEKFSFMSEISRGRYSIVVKGLEKATDKIVVAKISELGDERIAEATEREFEMLRTLRHERIASLLAAFKPKNTSIAALVMEKLQGADVLTYLSSRSEYSEQIVATIINQILDGLQYLHWRGIAHLDLQPDNIVMSSVRQVQVKLVDFGAAQPVSKLGSSVPSLSWLDFTSPEVLNGEAAYPQTDIWNVGCLAYLFLSATSPFRGGDEAETRANITFVRYRFEYLFKEVTQEATRFLMLIFKRAPTKRPSVEECFEHRWLVHTDFMIKKRERAIFPGSRLKDFSEYYHSMKTNEATKSETISNLGGQSPRQLLRSNSIQEELLTTF